One Oceanicoccus sagamiensis genomic region harbors:
- a CDS encoding long-chain-fatty-acid--CoA ligase, translating into MRKNAITAIEMLDYYVRISGDKQALKQGSQILSFGEWQQQADNLAKALSASGITGGDRVAIMSYNRIEQFILLYATMKLGAVYVPINYRLAPQEIAYILQQSEAKIIFSESDELCANIDAIAADTSLNHFVRLDIETEDKPSNSRWQSLTTIGIDSPDTVVTFEPLADTVVYQMYTSGTTGFPKGVMVTQQQLANFIVSSILIPPRIDAGKPHLIVAPIFHAAALCNGIVALCMGRPVVILKEFEPLQLVETLVSEKISEVMLPPALILAVLTSIDNLKQYDFSHLEKIFYGASSITVDVLRRAMEGFQCNFQQGFGMTESVASTVILTIDDHHKALNGRPELLLSCGRAAAFAEVNIVDSETRKELPRGEIGEIAVRSSFLMEGYSKQADKTAAVFENGWYYTGDGGYMDEEGYIFIKDRLKDMIISGGENVYATEVENVLMSHADITDIAVIGLADEKYGEAVVAVCVKKQASSPSDEELIEYCRDQLAGYKIPRRYEYLDELPRNASGKLLKRELRERFAHSQ; encoded by the coding sequence GTGAGAAAAAACGCCATAACCGCCATTGAAATGCTGGATTATTATGTCCGTATTAGTGGCGACAAGCAGGCATTAAAGCAAGGCTCGCAGATATTAAGCTTTGGTGAGTGGCAGCAGCAGGCGGACAATTTGGCGAAGGCTTTGTCAGCGTCCGGTATCACCGGCGGCGACCGCGTAGCCATCATGAGCTATAACCGTATTGAACAGTTTATCCTGCTTTATGCCACCATGAAGTTGGGGGCTGTTTATGTGCCCATCAATTATCGTTTAGCCCCGCAGGAAATTGCTTATATTCTTCAGCAGTCTGAAGCAAAAATTATTTTTTCTGAAAGTGACGAACTCTGTGCCAATATCGATGCCATTGCTGCTGATACTTCACTCAATCATTTTGTACGTCTGGATATAGAAACAGAGGATAAGCCCAGCAATAGTCGTTGGCAAAGTTTAACAACAATAGGTATTGATAGCCCTGATACCGTAGTGACCTTTGAGCCATTAGCAGACACTGTGGTTTACCAGATGTATACCTCCGGCACCACAGGCTTCCCCAAAGGGGTGATGGTGACGCAACAACAGCTAGCCAACTTTATTGTCTCTTCGATATTGATCCCACCGCGTATTGATGCTGGAAAACCCCACTTGATCGTTGCTCCTATTTTTCATGCGGCGGCTTTATGTAACGGTATTGTGGCTTTGTGCATGGGGCGTCCCGTGGTGATTCTAAAAGAATTTGAACCCTTGCAATTAGTTGAGACCCTGGTCAGTGAAAAAATCTCTGAAGTGATGTTGCCTCCGGCATTGATACTGGCGGTGTTGACATCCATAGATAATCTTAAGCAATACGATTTCTCTCACCTTGAAAAAATATTTTACGGCGCGTCTTCCATAACAGTCGATGTATTACGGCGGGCGATGGAGGGTTTTCAATGTAACTTTCAGCAAGGCTTTGGCATGACCGAGTCCGTTGCCTCCACCGTTATTCTTACCATTGATGATCATCATAAAGCGCTCAATGGTCGCCCGGAATTATTGCTTTCCTGTGGCCGAGCTGCCGCGTTTGCCGAAGTCAATATTGTTGACTCAGAAACCCGTAAGGAGCTGCCAAGGGGAGAGATCGGTGAAATTGCCGTGCGTTCATCGTTTCTTATGGAAGGTTATAGCAAGCAAGCGGATAAAACCGCCGCCGTGTTTGAGAATGGTTGGTATTACACCGGCGATGGCGGTTATATGGATGAAGAAGGCTATATTTTTATTAAAGATCGCCTGAAAGATATGATTATTTCCGGTGGAGAAAATGTGTATGCCACAGAAGTGGAAAATGTACTGATGTCCCATGCCGATATTACTGATATTGCCGTTATTGGATTAGCGGATGAAAAATACGGTGAAGCGGTGGTGGCTGTTTGTGTAAAAAAACAGGCTAGCTCACCTTCAGATGAAGAACTGATTGAGTACTGCCGCGATCAGTTGGCGGGCTATAAAATTCCAAGACGCTATGAATACCTTGATGAGCTGCCACGCAATGCATCGGGTAAGTTATTAAAGCGTGAGCTCAGAGAACGTTTTGCGCATTCACAATAG
- a CDS encoding aldehyde dehydrogenase family protein has product MNSETSVSEINRIFQLQSKHQWLVKRSTAEQRIAKLARLKSAIQSREAAIRAALYADLRKSPEGDEAEITGCYTDIDDAINNLAQWMKPVDIESSPGLEHARPRLTYEAKGIVLLFGPWNFPFCLVFQPLVAIVAAGNCALVKPNEMAPHISKVTAEIIRDVFDEQEVAVFEGGVELANQLLEQPINHVFFTGSPAVGKIVMAAAAQHLASVTLELGGKNPVVIDRTANIQEAAQKVAAWRNMNNGQVCLCPENIWVHEEQKEAFIATVQATYQAMFYVDGALNTEATGKIIDERNLQRVKGYIDDAREKGATVVCGGEVENQAVHPTLLTDVPADAKILAEEVFGPILSVFTYNDIDEVITTLQQQPKPLAMYLFTESNEFVELMLQNTSSGGVTVNDCAIHYLERNLPFGGVNTSGIGRYHSIHGFKELSHERAVLHT; this is encoded by the coding sequence ATGAATAGTGAAACCTCAGTCAGCGAAATAAATCGTATCTTTCAGTTGCAGTCCAAGCATCAATGGCTGGTAAAGCGTTCTACTGCAGAACAGCGTATTGCCAAGCTTGCGCGACTAAAGTCAGCCATACAGTCTCGGGAAGCCGCCATCAGAGCAGCACTCTATGCCGACCTTCGAAAATCACCCGAAGGTGACGAGGCAGAAATAACTGGCTGCTACACCGATATTGACGATGCCATCAATAATCTTGCGCAGTGGATGAAGCCGGTAGATATTGAATCGTCTCCAGGCTTAGAGCATGCCCGCCCGCGACTGACCTATGAGGCAAAAGGTATTGTGTTGTTGTTTGGTCCCTGGAATTTTCCTTTCTGTCTGGTGTTTCAGCCGTTGGTCGCTATAGTGGCCGCCGGTAATTGTGCGCTGGTCAAACCTAATGAAATGGCACCGCATATCAGCAAAGTGACCGCTGAAATAATCCGTGACGTGTTTGATGAGCAGGAAGTCGCTGTCTTTGAAGGTGGCGTTGAATTGGCCAATCAATTGTTAGAACAGCCGATCAACCATGTGTTTTTTACCGGCAGTCCGGCAGTGGGTAAGATAGTCATGGCAGCAGCAGCACAACATCTGGCGTCGGTGACACTGGAGCTGGGGGGCAAAAATCCTGTCGTTATCGACCGCACCGCCAATATTCAAGAAGCCGCTCAGAAAGTGGCGGCCTGGCGCAATATGAATAACGGGCAGGTGTGTCTGTGCCCGGAAAATATTTGGGTGCACGAAGAGCAAAAAGAAGCATTTATTGCGACTGTGCAAGCCACTTACCAGGCGATGTTTTATGTAGACGGTGCATTAAACACCGAGGCTACCGGAAAAATAATTGATGAGCGCAATCTGCAACGGGTAAAAGGCTATATTGATGATGCTCGTGAAAAAGGTGCGACGGTAGTCTGCGGTGGTGAGGTGGAAAATCAAGCGGTACATCCAACTTTACTTACCGATGTGCCCGCTGATGCAAAAATTTTGGCTGAAGAAGTCTTTGGTCCTATTTTAAGTGTATTTACCTACAACGATATCGATGAAGTTATCACCACGCTACAGCAGCAGCCCAAGCCCTTGGCCATGTATTTGTTCACTGAGAGCAATGAGTTTGTTGAGTTGATGCTACAAAACACTTCCTCCGGTGGTGTGACGGTTAACGACTGTGCTATACATTATCTTGAACGCAACCTTCCTTTTGGTGGTGTCAATACCAGTGGTATTGGTCGTTACCATAGCATTCATGGTTTCAAGGAGTTATCCCATGAGCGTGCGGTGTTGCATACCTAA
- a CDS encoding thiolase C-terminal domain-containing protein: protein MMATATTNTTSMTTSEVSLNTPVLIGFGQVVKRDISTAEQVLSPVALASQAALQAIDKEQELASQIDTLAVVRSMIDNRAEGQHPFGTSNNPPLSVANRIGAKPDRLIYGHVGGQSPQQLVNEMAEAIYAGDSQMALICGAEATGAMKMALRNQWPLDWSEQLDNQCEDKGVKRLTTDLERAHHINYPIHTYALFENAWRYKHSLTVEQHQALMAQMIASFSQVAANNPYAQFPIARDQDFLKTPSKDNFAVNTPYNKWLVAQDAVNQGAAVLMTSVGKAKSLGIAEDQWVYLHGYADAEDSHVSQRPDLSGSNAIKATTQHALAMADKTVEDIALLDLYSCFPIAVLAACDALGIDWQGEKPLTITGGLPCFGGAGNNYSLHAIAEMCERLVKAPGEFGLVSANGGFLSKQSVGVYSTTAVPHWQPASPDSAQQALDQQQTVEVLSHYNGEAIIESYCLIYAKGQPDTACVVARVENTQQRVLAKVASGDAQTLASLLPRQPEPIGRKVTIASEDKQCFFCFAGH, encoded by the coding sequence ATGATGGCAACAGCTACAACCAACACGACTTCGATGACTACCAGTGAGGTGTCACTGAATACGCCGGTGTTAATCGGTTTTGGTCAGGTAGTGAAAAGAGACATCAGCACCGCTGAGCAAGTGTTATCACCGGTAGCATTGGCGAGTCAGGCGGCACTACAAGCTATTGATAAAGAGCAAGAGCTTGCCAGTCAGATCGACACCTTGGCCGTAGTCAGATCAATGATAGACAACCGAGCCGAAGGCCAGCACCCCTTTGGTACCAGCAATAACCCGCCTTTGTCGGTAGCCAATCGTATAGGCGCGAAACCAGACCGGCTTATTTATGGCCATGTGGGTGGGCAGAGTCCACAGCAGCTGGTGAACGAGATGGCGGAAGCAATTTATGCCGGCGATTCTCAAATGGCGCTTATTTGTGGCGCCGAAGCCACCGGCGCGATGAAAATGGCGCTGCGTAATCAATGGCCATTGGATTGGTCTGAGCAGTTGGACAATCAATGTGAAGATAAGGGCGTTAAGCGCTTAACCACAGATTTAGAACGCGCTCACCATATTAACTATCCGATACACACCTACGCCTTATTTGAAAATGCCTGGCGCTATAAACACAGCTTAACGGTAGAGCAGCATCAGGCATTGATGGCACAAATGATTGCCAGTTTTAGTCAGGTCGCGGCGAACAACCCCTATGCGCAATTTCCTATTGCCAGAGACCAGGATTTTTTAAAAACCCCTTCAAAAGATAACTTTGCGGTGAATACCCCCTATAACAAATGGTTAGTCGCACAGGATGCGGTTAATCAAGGCGCAGCCGTGCTGATGACGTCGGTCGGCAAAGCGAAGTCTCTGGGTATTGCTGAAGATCAGTGGGTTTACCTGCACGGCTATGCCGATGCTGAAGATAGCCATGTTTCACAGCGCCCCGACCTAAGTGGGTCTAATGCGATTAAAGCAACGACCCAGCATGCTTTGGCTATGGCGGATAAGACGGTGGAAGATATTGCGCTGCTCGATCTTTATAGCTGTTTCCCCATTGCCGTATTAGCGGCCTGTGATGCCTTGGGCATTGATTGGCAGGGTGAAAAACCCCTAACGATTACGGGCGGCTTGCCTTGTTTTGGTGGCGCGGGCAATAACTATAGTTTGCATGCCATCGCCGAGATGTGTGAGCGTTTAGTCAAAGCACCGGGTGAATTTGGTCTGGTCAGTGCCAATGGCGGTTTTCTCTCGAAACAATCGGTTGGGGTTTACTCAACCACAGCGGTGCCGCACTGGCAGCCAGCGTCTCCTGATTCAGCGCAGCAGGCACTTGATCAACAGCAGACAGTAGAGGTTCTCAGTCACTATAACGGCGAGGCCATTATCGAAAGTTATTGTCTGATTTATGCAAAAGGCCAGCCCGATACAGCTTGTGTTGTTGCAAGAGTTGAAAACACACAGCAGCGAGTGTTGGCAAAAGTGGCCAGCGGTGACGCTCAGACCTTGGCGTCACTATTACCCAGGCAGCCAGAGCCCATTGGTCGTAAAGTAACAATAGCCTCAGAAGATAAACAATGCTTTTTTTGTTTTGCAGGCCATTAA
- a CDS encoding SDR family NAD(P)-dependent oxidoreductase, which yields MQNFDLTGKVIVITGAAKGIGEQCAYDLADMGATIVATDIDKAGVEATAAKILESNGKAMAIKHDVTSEADWEKVVATCKQQFSRLDVLVNNAGIMMNIPFALCSYEDFKKQQTINVDSVFIGCKAAYELMAESGKTTAGSSIINLSSIFGQISGPMHSAYCASKGAVRMMSKAMAVELGRMGTKIRVNSVHPGPVNTELGLSAAKDAEKLGLVDDADERNKMVGTLFPMGRWGEAQDVAGVIAFLAADASQFVTGTELVVDGAYSIV from the coding sequence ATGCAAAATTTTGATTTAACAGGAAAGGTCATTGTTATTACCGGTGCAGCTAAAGGTATTGGTGAGCAGTGTGCTTACGACCTGGCCGATATGGGCGCTACGATAGTAGCCACCGATATTGATAAGGCGGGTGTCGAAGCCACCGCCGCTAAAATCCTTGAGTCTAATGGCAAGGCCATGGCCATCAAACACGATGTGACCAGTGAAGCTGATTGGGAAAAAGTGGTTGCAACGTGCAAACAGCAGTTCTCACGGTTGGATGTGTTGGTCAACAACGCGGGTATCATGATGAATATTCCCTTTGCCCTGTGCAGTTATGAAGATTTCAAAAAGCAGCAGACGATCAATGTCGACAGTGTTTTTATCGGTTGCAAAGCGGCTTATGAGTTAATGGCGGAGTCAGGCAAGACCACGGCGGGTAGTTCCATTATTAACCTGTCTTCTATCTTCGGGCAAATATCAGGCCCTATGCATTCGGCCTATTGTGCGTCAAAAGGTGCGGTGCGTATGATGAGCAAAGCCATGGCGGTTGAACTGGGCCGTATGGGGACAAAAATTCGCGTTAATTCCGTACACCCTGGTCCCGTCAATACTGAGTTGGGGCTTAGTGCCGCAAAGGATGCCGAGAAACTGGGCCTGGTAGACGATGCCGATGAGAGAAATAAAATGGTAGGCACTTTGTTTCCCATGGGGCGATGGGGTGAAGCGCAAGATGTCGCCGGTGTTATCGCCTTTCTTGCCGCCGATGCCTCGCAATTTGTTACCGGTACCGAGTTGGTTGTGGATGGTGCTTACTCCATTGTGTGA
- a CDS encoding cytochrome P450 has product MTKVEELTNPALFADEDRLHKLFTALRKDTPVCRVEPEEYRPFWAVTRYETIKDIELDNEQFLSNPRSILRPTEVEQAALKAFGTVNALEMLVNMDGERHKKMRRIGQNWFSPKNISNLRGNVEQLAKTMVNQMASLGSECDFAADIAMYYPLRVLMATLGIPDEDEAFILKLTQQLFGGEDEDMARTDGEETGAATRNEVLRDFHTYFGKLIEEKRANPKDDLATVIATAEVDGEAISHLEAISYYVLTATAGHDTTSHTLAGGMRALIENPDQLRLLQDNPDLIPAAVDEMLRWVTPVKSFVRTAKDDCEVEGVKIKAGESLALYYPSANRDESIFDEPFTFDVTRKPNRHLAFGFGPHVCLGMHLAKMELVSFFQELLPRLDSIELAGEPQVAKAIFVTGLKKLPIKFTMS; this is encoded by the coding sequence ATGACAAAAGTTGAAGAGCTCACTAATCCCGCCTTATTCGCTGATGAAGATCGTTTACATAAACTTTTTACAGCGTTAAGAAAAGACACGCCGGTTTGTCGTGTTGAGCCTGAAGAGTATCGGCCATTTTGGGCGGTGACACGCTACGAAACCATCAAGGATATTGAGCTGGATAACGAGCAGTTTCTCAGTAACCCTCGATCTATTTTACGACCTACTGAGGTCGAGCAAGCAGCTTTAAAAGCCTTTGGTACCGTTAATGCATTGGAAATGCTGGTCAATATGGATGGTGAGCGACATAAAAAAATGCGCAGAATCGGACAAAATTGGTTCTCTCCAAAAAACATCAGTAACTTGCGCGGCAATGTAGAACAGTTAGCAAAGACAATGGTTAATCAGATGGCATCTCTGGGTAGTGAGTGTGACTTTGCCGCTGACATTGCTATGTATTACCCGCTACGTGTACTGATGGCCACGCTGGGTATTCCCGATGAAGATGAGGCTTTTATTCTAAAATTGACTCAACAACTGTTTGGCGGTGAAGATGAAGATATGGCGCGAACCGACGGGGAAGAGACGGGGGCGGCGACCAGAAATGAGGTGCTTAGGGATTTTCATACCTACTTCGGTAAGCTAATTGAAGAAAAAAGAGCCAACCCCAAAGACGATCTTGCCACAGTGATCGCCACGGCAGAAGTCGACGGTGAAGCTATTAGTCATTTGGAAGCGATTTCCTATTATGTTCTCACGGCAACGGCCGGTCACGATACTACCAGCCATACCTTGGCGGGCGGTATGCGGGCATTAATAGAAAATCCGGATCAGCTGCGTTTACTACAAGACAATCCTGACTTAATTCCTGCCGCTGTTGATGAGATGCTTCGCTGGGTGACACCGGTGAAAAGCTTTGTTCGTACCGCCAAAGATGACTGTGAAGTGGAGGGCGTTAAGATCAAGGCAGGGGAGTCACTAGCGCTTTATTATCCATCGGCCAACCGTGATGAAAGTATCTTTGATGAACCCTTTACATTTGATGTGACGCGTAAACCCAACCGGCATTTAGCGTTTGGTTTTGGGCCACATGTTTGTTTGGGTATGCACCTCGCCAAGATGGAACTTGTCTCCTTTTTCCAAGAGTTGTTACCCCGCCTCGACAGTATTGAGCTGGCCGGCGAGCCTCAAGTAGCAAAAGCGATTTTTGTCACGGGGCTTAAAAAGCTGCCGATTAAATTTACTATGAGTTAG
- a CDS encoding enoyl-CoA hydratase-related protein produces MKSSHSSPVLVEERGNILLVTINRPDSMNALTPQTNTQLAQVFRDFEANPELRVAILTGAGSKAFCSGNDLKFTATATPEQRKQPAEGFAGLTSFYDRKKPVIAAVNGFAFGGGFEIALATDIVVAAAHAQFALPEPKVGLAALAGGMHRLPRQVPLKQAVAAMITGDPISAERGEQMGFVNKVVPQEQLLEAAIDYANKIIACAPLSVEVTLATVNETLKYDSVEQAMSLDSATRERILGSEDFKEGIQAFVEKRKPNWQGQ; encoded by the coding sequence ATGAAAAGTAGTCATTCATCACCGGTACTGGTTGAGGAGCGTGGCAATATTTTGCTCGTGACCATCAATCGCCCAGATTCCATGAATGCCCTTACTCCACAAACTAACACGCAGTTAGCGCAAGTTTTTCGAGACTTTGAAGCTAATCCGGAGCTGCGTGTTGCCATTCTCACCGGTGCAGGTAGCAAAGCCTTCTGTTCCGGCAATGACCTGAAATTTACTGCAACAGCCACACCGGAACAACGCAAACAACCCGCCGAAGGCTTTGCTGGTTTAACGTCCTTTTATGATCGTAAGAAACCCGTTATTGCTGCCGTTAATGGCTTCGCTTTCGGCGGTGGTTTCGAGATTGCATTAGCGACTGATATTGTCGTTGCCGCAGCACATGCCCAATTTGCCTTGCCGGAACCCAAAGTGGGCTTAGCCGCTTTAGCCGGTGGTATGCATCGCCTGCCGCGTCAAGTTCCCCTTAAGCAAGCCGTAGCGGCCATGATCACCGGTGACCCTATCAGCGCAGAGCGCGGTGAGCAGATGGGCTTTGTTAATAAAGTGGTACCACAGGAGCAGTTACTTGAAGCCGCTATCGACTATGCCAACAAGATCATTGCCTGCGCGCCGTTGTCGGTTGAAGTGACGCTGGCCACAGTTAATGAAACCTTAAAATACGACAGTGTTGAGCAAGCCATGTCACTGGATAGTGCTACACGAGAGCGAATTCTTGGCTCTGAAGATTTTAAAGAAGGTATTCAGGCGTTTGTTGAAAAACGTAAACCCAACTGGCAAGGCCAGTAA
- a CDS encoding SDR family NAD(P)-dependent oxidoreductase, producing the protein MALMFNDSLLKNKVALVTGASSGLGAHFSKVLAGAGATVIVAARRVDRLEALVASIEEQGGSAFAVAMDVQDEKSIRAGYEKIEAEVGVVDVLVNNAGASGDTKLLASVTLEDWDFVMGVNLRGAWIVAQEMCQRLIKTEKSGCIVNISSLYGLRESLAKVPYNVSKAAVAQLTKTMAAEMTHANHPIRINALCPGYFLTELNDDYFNAESGANYIKRTPAGRLGQLEELDGPLLLLASDASSFINGALLPVDGGHAIKPI; encoded by the coding sequence ATGGCGCTGATGTTTAATGATTCGTTGTTAAAAAATAAAGTTGCACTAGTCACCGGAGCTTCCAGTGGCTTAGGCGCACATTTTAGCAAAGTACTGGCTGGCGCTGGAGCGACAGTAATAGTGGCCGCCAGACGAGTAGACAGGCTTGAGGCATTAGTGGCTAGTATCGAAGAGCAGGGTGGTTCAGCTTTTGCCGTGGCAATGGATGTTCAGGATGAAAAAAGTATCCGTGCAGGCTATGAAAAAATTGAAGCAGAAGTCGGTGTTGTTGATGTATTGGTTAATAATGCTGGAGCCAGTGGTGATACAAAACTGTTGGCATCGGTAACACTGGAAGATTGGGATTTTGTCATGGGTGTCAACTTGCGTGGTGCCTGGATCGTTGCGCAGGAAATGTGCCAGCGTTTAATAAAAACTGAAAAGAGCGGCTGCATTGTTAATATTTCATCTCTTTACGGCTTGCGTGAAAGCTTGGCAAAAGTGCCCTACAACGTCTCTAAGGCGGCGGTTGCCCAGCTGACCAAAACCATGGCTGCCGAGATGACACATGCTAATCATCCTATTCGTATCAATGCCTTGTGCCCCGGGTACTTTTTAACCGAGTTAAATGACGATTATTTCAATGCTGAAAGTGGCGCTAACTATATTAAGCGCACGCCAGCAGGGCGCTTGGGGCAATTAGAAGAATTAGATGGGCCGTTACTGTTATTGGCCAGTGATGCAAGCTCGTTTATTAACGGTGCTTTATTGCCCGTAGATGGCGGTCATGCGATTAAGCCGATTTAA
- a CDS encoding CaiB/BaiF CoA transferase family protein, translating to MSTSTNKKSGPLAGVKVIEMSTVVFGPYGGQIFGDLGAEVIKVEAGSGDVMRLPGNTPVKGMGPIYMALNRNKQSIQLDLSNPAALGAMKKLLVDADVFYTNVRMGGLERLGLSYDLVKAINPNILFVHCTGFDSDGPYGGRVAYDDVIQAAAGFTDLLPRVDGNSTPRYVPSLIADKTAGLHAAYATIAALYHRERTGEGQFVEVPMFEAFTSFNMIENLYEHTFEPATGDVAYTRSIDPNRKPYQTQDGYISIVPYSANDWKVIMSVTGVEGILEDPRFSTYTERTKHIGILYGMLHDITPSKTTDEWLTLLQANTIPCMRVNRLDEVRHDEHLQATGFFTPREHPQVGSYYSIKHPVKFSETPASVRSDAPMLGENSKNILMGLGYDEAEIAEIVKPKAQ from the coding sequence ATGAGTACAAGTACGAATAAAAAATCTGGCCCACTGGCGGGTGTCAAAGTTATCGAGATGAGCACGGTGGTGTTCGGTCCTTATGGTGGCCAAATATTTGGCGACCTTGGGGCTGAGGTGATTAAAGTTGAAGCCGGCTCCGGCGATGTGATGCGGCTGCCTGGCAACACACCGGTGAAGGGCATGGGCCCCATCTATATGGCCCTTAATCGCAACAAACAATCCATTCAGTTAGACCTGTCCAACCCGGCGGCGCTGGGCGCTATGAAAAAACTGTTGGTCGATGCCGATGTGTTTTATACCAATGTGCGCATGGGCGGGCTTGAGCGTTTGGGTTTGAGTTATGACTTAGTCAAAGCGATTAATCCCAATATACTTTTTGTGCACTGCACCGGTTTTGACTCCGATGGCCCTTATGGTGGCCGTGTAGCCTATGACGATGTTATTCAGGCGGCAGCGGGTTTTACTGATTTGCTGCCGCGGGTGGATGGCAACAGCACGCCCCGATATGTGCCTTCATTAATCGCTGACAAAACAGCGGGGCTACATGCCGCTTACGCCACCATAGCTGCGCTCTATCATCGCGAGCGCACAGGCGAGGGGCAATTTGTAGAAGTGCCGATGTTTGAAGCCTTTACCTCTTTTAATATGATTGAAAATCTTTATGAACACACCTTTGAACCAGCTACCGGTGATGTGGCTTACACCCGTTCCATCGACCCTAATCGCAAACCGTATCAAACTCAGGACGGCTATATTTCTATAGTGCCTTACTCGGCAAATGACTGGAAAGTGATTATGAGTGTGACGGGCGTTGAGGGTATTCTCGAAGACCCTCGTTTTAGCACCTATACCGAGCGTACCAAACATATTGGTATTCTTTACGGTATGTTGCATGACATTACCCCCAGCAAAACCACCGATGAGTGGTTAACCCTGTTGCAAGCCAATACCATCCCCTGCATGAGAGTTAACCGTCTGGACGAGGTTCGTCACGACGAACACTTGCAGGCCACAGGTTTCTTCACGCCGCGAGAGCACCCTCAAGTGGGCAGCTATTACAGTATCAAGCACCCGGTAAAGTTTAGTGAAACGCCGGCCAGTGTCCGCTCTGATGCACCCATGCTTGGGGAGAATAGTAAAAATATTTTGATGGGGCTTGGCTATGATGAAGCCGAGATTGCAGAAATAGTAAAGCCTAAGGCGCAATGA